gTTGTGGGCTGAGTGGTTGAGGTCACTGACTTTATATCACCAGCCCCTTGCCTCTTTGGGTTCGCACTCTGCTTGAATAGTCTTGTGAGAAAGTCATCTTATGCTAAACTTACCTATCAATGAAAGGAGGGTGACACGGGATCTTCCTCCATTACTGACTCTTGAAAGTCACTAAATGACCAGAACTGTGtcagtgtaaaataaaatctAACCAACATAACAACAGACTAGATACTGACAGAGTAATTCGGTCAATAGTGTGTAGATTTACTAATGTATTTGTTATGATACAGATCTGAAAGTGGAAGTTCCAAAGCTACTGATAGTAGTCATTTACTGGCTCTCACCAAGAAACTCCAGGATGCCACCAAAATGTATGAGAAAGTTAAAGGGGAGCAGACTAGGCTTAAACAGGTGAAGGATACTTTATTGCTTCTAAAATGATTAATTGGTATCTTTTGTAAATGAATTcagatattaatttttaaaaaaatcttaagaaaagAAGAATACTAGATGCTGGTCtaaaattaatttggtaaaaataGTCTTATTTTCATTTGGCACAAACTTTGTACGTTAAAAGTTAGCTTGTAAAAAGATGATAAAGTTCAAGACTAAGTGGTAACATTTCCTTAATTAGTTAGGATTCTGTTCTGAGATTGTGTGTTATTggcaatgttttttatttgttttagagCAACACACAAATTCAGATACTTGTTCGGCGgcattatttcaaaaagtattacagaaaaattaaatataaattcataattatgcaaatatGTGTGTTTTCTTATCGAATGATGGAAtaagatttatttcaaaattacccaGTCACCAGTTGTAGTACTAAATTCAGCATTATATATTATAGGAGAATACAAACTTGAAAgatgagaatctgagcttgaaCAGAGAGAACCAGCATTTACGACAAGAGTTGGCAGGCAGGTCCCCACACAGGTAAACATTCTAAAGAAAGTCTGCACTCTTAACATGCTCTTTTTTTTCTGGTGCCTTAGGCAGTGCAACTGAAGTCTGTAGAGttggtatatttaagaaataatatatctcattagGTGACTTGTGGTTGAATAAAATCAacgtttggagttcagatgtgaaagaattatatcatgagtTGTGCTTTCGTGATATAGTAATTCATATCTGAACAACAATGAGTTTATTCAAGAGCAAAATAATGTTTGAGCTCTATTACTTCAATTGTGATACATTATTAAGGATTTTTATCTACATCTTTATAGATATTCATCAGATATTTGCCTGTTTTTCAGGGATTTCTCTATGACGTTGAATGCTATGACAATAATATTAGTAACGTACAAACTGTGTATGTCTTATGTGTTGCACAGTAACACAcaatttcagtcttctttgtcTTTTAGATATGTAAGAGATACATTATCATGTATTTTCCTTGTACTGTATTATGCTTGCAGTTTGTATTGTAGATATTTTTAGTAAAATGAATAGACAGAAAGATTGAACAAGGCCAAGCAGTAAGAAGTCAGGTGGttctaaatttcagttttatttcaaatttttggcagGCACAGCGAGCTCATTTGATAGGAGAGACTTAGAATCCCTTGATCAAATGCACTTGAAAATGCACTGACCAAAGTTACAGTGTTTGAAGATAGTCCTTCTCCTCCGTTTCATGTTCTAAAGTTCTCAGTTGTTATAGAACACAAGTTAGTTTTATCAGAATTCCAACAATTGGAGACAAAGTGCTTGAAGTCATTTTAGTGTACCTTTACCTGAACTATTggtcagatttttagctcacctgagcacaaagtgctcaaggtgagcttttgtgatcgcccttcgtccgtcgttgttcgtcagtcgtccgtccgtcgtcgtcaacaatttgactgttaacactctagaggtcacaattttgacctaatcttaatgaaacttggtcagaatgttaccctcaataaaatcttggacgagtttgatattgggttatctggggtcaaaaagtaggtcaccacgtcaaatcaaaggaaagcttgttaacactctagaggtcacaattttggcccaatcttaatgaaacttggtcagaatgttaccctcaataaaatattggatggGTTCagtatcgggtcatctggggtcaaaaactaggtcatagggtcaaatcaaaggaaaagcttgttaacactctagaggtcacaattttggccgaatcttaatgaaacttagtctgaatgttacccttaataaaatcttgcacGAGTTTggttttgggtcatctggggtcaaaaacaaggtcaccaggtcaaatcaaaggaaaagctagttaacactctagaggccacatttatgaccatatcttaatgaaacttggtcagaatgttaatcttgatgatctataggtcaagatcaaatctgggtcaggtgggatcataaactaggtcactgggtcaaatcaaaggaaaagcttgtttacactttagtgtccacatttatgactgtatcttcatgaaacttagtcagaatgtaaatcttgatgatctttaggtcaagtttgaatcttggtcatgtggggtcaaaaactagatcactgggtcaaatcaaaggaaaagctagttaacactctagaggccacatttatgaccatatcttaatgaaacatggtcagaatgttaatcttgatgatctataggtcaagatcaaatctgggtcaggtgggatcataaactaggtcactgggtcaaatcaaaggaaaagcttgttaacactttagtggccacatttatgactgtatcttcatgaaacttagtcagaatgtaaatcttgatgatgtttaggtcaagttagaatctgggtcatgtggggtcaaaaactagatcactgggtcaaatcaaaggaaaagctagttaacactttagaggccgcatttatgaccatatcttgatgaaactatcttgatgatttttaggtcaataggtcaggtgagcgatacagggccttcatggccctcttgttataaaattTTTCAGCAATGATTAtaaatttcagagttatggctccccAAAAAGGTCTTTCTGTATTGAGCTTGTCTGGACATCTGTTGTACTATTGGTGtcagatttcaacgaaacttcataggaacAGGCAGTATAAATTCACTACAAAGCCTAGTTGGGCATATAGTATAAGTCTCGTGttggttaaattttcattgagtTAGGCAGTTTGATTAAAATGGAATACATTGAGAGAATTGTGTTTTTAGCACACAATGAACTTATTGTTCAAGGTGAGTTGTTGAGATTGCCCTGTGTCTGTTGTCATCAAAAATTGactgttatcactctagaggtcacagtccTGGCCTAggcttaatgaaacttggtcagaatgtttctgtCAATAATATCCTGGCAGAACCTGTTACTAggtcttctggggtcaaaaactatttCTCTTGGCCAAATAATAAAAATGACCACATATTCtgtctgattattgtaaaactttgttggaatgtttgtttttatgaaatctgtATCAGaattgaaactgggttatgtgaggttaaaaattaggtcactaggtcaaatcagagaaaagcTGTCAAAACTGTCAAGGCTACATTTTTTGCTTCATCTTTGcaaaacttgttcagaatgtttgtctctatgaaatctggCTAAAGCTCAAAAatgtaggtcacaaggtcaaatgctTTATAACACTTAAAAGCCACATTTTTTTTACCAGATCTTCCTAAAACTTTGCGAGAATGTATCTCtctaaaatctaggtcaagttcgaagagGCGTTATCTGatgtaaaaaaactaggtcaaatcacatAAAATCCTTGTTAATACATATTTTCTGCTTGATCTTCACAAAACGTTGTCAGAATgggtttgtctggatgaaatctaggacaaatTTGTAACAGGGTCACAAGGTTATGTCCTAGAAAAACAAGGTCACAAGGTTATGTCCTTGTGAACACAGACAGTATAGGCCATGTTTTcttcttgatcttcataaaactttgttaaaCTGTTTATCTTatagaatctaggtcaagtttaaaacaaagGTAACTGGGTTAAAAATGTAAGTTGTTGGTTTAATCCAACATTTGGCTAAAATTACGTATATTCTGTTTGAAATGTTGGGTATTGATGATGTTGAACTGTTTCAGATATGGGAGGATCACAGTGTCCACACTTGAAACAAAACTTGCCAGTGCAGAAAAAGATGTCACTAGACTCACAAAAGCACTTGAAAGATCTGATAAGTACATTGAAGAACTTGAAGCAGAACTTGACGATTATCGTGGAAAATCTGGGTCTTCGAAGAGACCTAGTTCTGCTTCTGATAGGGATGACAAGCATTTGACTAATGGTGACATTGCAAACAGGAAGTACTCTTCAGATTCAAAAGTACCTCCGTCCAGAGAGTATGGAATAGGGGCAGATAATCCCTCAAGAAGACAATTGTTTTCAGATGACACAGGTGCTAAATCAAGTGCAGGTGAGAGGTCTAAATATTACTATGAGCGAAATGGTGATTATAATGATGATTACAAAAGTGATGGAAGGTCACAGGGTGCTAAAATGAATGGAGATAATGGTGGCAAGAAAagagtgacctttgaccttaacaaaaacacaaatagcaCAATgtcatttgaccttgaacttccAAGTCCACTGAAAATGTCAGCAAATGCAAGTGGACTAGCAAATGGACGAGCATCACCAGTGAAAGGCGTGCTAAAGAAAACAAATGGTGCCAGTAATAAACAGAGTTCTAGTGACAAATCAGGTTTCTCTACGGACTTGTCAAAAGATTCACTGTCAGACAGTTATAATCTAAAGTCAAGTGATAGGTATTCAAAGGATGATGACTTACTTTTTCtaaaaagtaggtcaaggtcatcaagtgACAGAGACTATGAGGATGACATTTATTCAAAACCCAGGAAAAAATATAGTGCTGATGACAGTGTACTGGATGAACCAAGTGACTTAGACTCCAAGAGGACTCGTGATCGGGATTATTCATCTAGATCAAGGGCAAGTGATTATGAAAGCAGAAAAAGGTCAGATCTCTTGGATGACCTTGACAGTGGACCTAGAAGGTCACGGGACGCAAGAGATAGAGTAGATGACCTCGATAAAAGTGATTTAGATGACACACATTATATAGAAAGTGAACTGGATGAATTAAACATATCATTGACACCAGAATTTACAGAttgcatgaaaatattaaatcgtGCAGAAAAGAATGTTCATACAAGAGTTACAGATCCTGTGACAGATGATCTGGCAAAGTACCAATCAATAGATTCAGAAATAGATACTGCATTTAGAGCCTCAACAGGCAGTATAGGCGAGAGGAGTGGGGCAGGGCAagattttatgtcaaatgttAAGACTGATACCAGCAAGTTTACATCATCCCTTGATAGTTATTCTAGAGGGAGGCATGTAAGATCAGGATCGTTAGACAATATTTTTGTTGCAGCAGCAGATCCGCATGAAAGACCAAGCAGCGCCCTTCCTACAACTTCAAATATGTATTCAAGCAACAGTCAAAATAGGTATATGGGTGGACTGACTACGGGTAGAACAACGCTGACTCGAACACCTTCATTAGACAATCTGCTGTTAGCCAGACAATCCACTGGCTACCAGAATAAATACAGTTCTGTAGAAGACTCTTTAGGTCTGAAGTCAAGATCCAGTTTCCCGGGGTATATGGGGCGGCGATCGTATGGTGAGGAAGAAAACAAACTAGATGTGAAATCTGGCAGCTTGCCGAGCAATGCACCGGTAACAGCCAAGCACGACATTTTGGGTTCACAGGGTACAGGTAGCACTGCAGGTGATCGGTACAGCAGGGTTGGTACTGATTCAAATGCACAAGGTTACTCCTCCGACAGAATGTCTTCCATCTCTGCAAGCACAAAGGAAATGGATATTGGTAGAAAACTTCCACCGTCTGGTCGGCAAACACCAACAATGCCCCTCTCTAGCACTGGTAGTGATTTAGACAAGCAGTACTCCTCTGGTAGGGTCACACCCACCATTCCTACACACTCTGAATACATGGCCTTCTCTAAATCTAACACTGATAAGTATACTTACACTGCTAGCACTGGTTCTGGTCGTAGCACTCCCACCCTCACTACTAACACTGATTACACATCACTAACTAAATCAAGTGGACCCTATTCAGGTCCTTCGTCCTTGCCAACTGATCTGTCTCAGAAACCTCCCACAGGGACCAGGGTGCCGGACTTTACACCAGCACGAAGCACAACCCAAGGTTCGTACTCAAGTCAGCTACCTCCTTACCTTGGTTCAGCCTCGACTTACACTAATCCCGGTGAAGGTTATCATAGCTTACCTAACAACACTAACTCCACTAACCTTAATACAGGTGCCAGTAGCAGTTATGGTGATAGGTTCGAGACCAGAACTTCAGTACCATATATGGGCCAGTCAGACTCGAACAACTACGCTAAGAGTTCATTAGGTGCTAGAAATAGTGACTTTACTAGTGATAAATTAGAATATGGTGCTAGCTCTAACTATAGATCTGATGATATGTATTCCGCTAGTAGTAAGAGTGTTCCttcatataatgataataactaTAAAGATGGCACAGATTTTTCTAACTTTTCTACAAAAGTTGCTGTGAATAATATTCCATTTTCTGCTTCATCATTGTCGTCTCAAGCTAATTTATTGTCTGCTTCTTCTGCaggatcatcatcatcatcacttgGTCTGTCATCATATCCCGGACCATCATCCGCATCATCGTACCTACCTACGACCTTGACCTCTCTGACCTCTAGTTCTTCATACTCCACCGCCCATAGTGTTCCATTAACCTTCACAACCTCAACGTACACAAGCAGTTTGCCTGCTAATACATACTCGTCTAAAGGGCTAGATCCGATAGCAGAATCTGGACATTACAGCTATGTGTCAAATGTATCAGGAGATTACTCGTCAAAGAATGACACTTTCGCTCTTCCAGAACCAAAGAAGCGACTTTTCGAAAATTCCGATGATCTTGATATGTCTGTTAGTCCGATCAAATCCAACAGAAGATTCTGAATGTTGTTTATACTTGCAGAACGTACTTGCCTCAGGACGATTAAGTTTATAtgtataccctgaaatcccgaaaatacgccggtttcaataataagccggtctcgaaaataagccaccatttcactacaggcaaaaagggctcataaataagccgtactcaaaaataagccgttcCCCTTTTTGTATCAAAGTTCCTTTCCACGGGATTTGAACCACCAAGCTTTTGTTTTCAGTCCTTGTCTAATTTCAAGAAATTCGTGATGAAACTGAGATCCCATGTCAGGAAATAAAGCTCTCTGTCCCGAAACGGTACTTTTAGAACCTTTTGGCGAAATTTTAATGTCCGCCTGAGCTTTCAGCCAACGTTTAACAttggtttcttctatgttaaaatGTCGGGCTGTGTCTATTactttatctttaatatttccAGCTGACAACGTTTTGTAATGAGACGCAACTTTCAGTTTAAATTCCCTCGTATAGCTTCTACCATTTTGTTTTGGCGTTTTCATTATTTACAACTTGTAAAACACcattgtacatgtaattataccACTATATAAGAAAgcctataaaactgttaaattgatATCACAATGCGGTGTTTGTCACGTATTATGCAAGTTATTCATACCCGTTCACGGTTTGGCGATCGAAACATAGGTGTGttttgtttgttaggccagacaaaactttttCTATGGGTAattatgtcagaagtataagtatttaccgacaTCGATGTTTTTACTATCATTATGGTATAAAAAAGTGGcactcgaaaatacgccggtttttaaaTCGTTACAGGATATATGTACTCgaaagttcgccggactcaagaataagccggtctcgaaaataagccaccaatTCCTtacgaaaatatgaaataagccgcggcttattttcgggatttcagggtattttaACACACACCACTGAAACTGTATGGTAAAAGTGAAGGAATGTAAAAATTGTTATCCATGatcattttcagaatttttgttAAGTAAACTTCATGTACATTAATCATGTGACAATTCTTCATGTAGCTTACTTCATCTCTTTGTAATCCATCTCTGGCAGGGaatatgaaaaattacaaaatcagACTAAGTCGTCCAGTTTAAGTGTAATATTACAGTAAGGTATGGTTTCTTAACTGGCATAAAACAacgaataaaacaaaatgtgcttTATACAGTAGAATTGCATGTAATTTTCAAATCTCGAAAATTCAaagcaaattttttaaaactatagtGATAAATTGCATGACTTCTTTCTTGCAATAGAAAAGTTATGGATATAACTCAAAATAGACTGACAGTTTCTTGCAAATTGcagttgtgtaaaattattcacaAATTATTACTGATGatgtttatttttagaccagtatTCACTTTTCCAGCAAGTTTTGGATgggaatttgtaaaaaaaacaacaggatttTGTTTACAACCTTTATAAACGGTCTTTTTTTGCAAGGATTTTATGAAGCAAGTTGTAGTAGTTCAACAGATAATTATATGCAATAGTTCAAATTGTGTTGTAGATTTAGCTACTTGGATATTTCATAGGAGTTATGTGTATTTATCAAAGTGCTTGAATGTACATAatgtgttaatttattttatttatgaaaaatccATTGACAATGTGCCTTTGTTCTAGTAATTTATCAAGGAactgtatatacatgttttaaacaaGAGTTTAGCTAACATTAGTGACTTGAATATATTTAATGTTGTTTCTCTTTTTTTGGTCAGATTTATCTGCAAATTATAGTGATCCATTTTTATTGTGCCCTACAGAAGGCATGATGTAGGTTTGGCATTTTTTTATTGTCATGTCCATCAGATCTGTACAAAAAAGTTATGACTAGATAGTCAAATGAAAAAGATGggtttttttcatgattttattctGAAGTTTGTGATCTCATTATTTATGTTAGTACTTCTATACAGTAGTATATTTATTTCGTTTCTAATTCTAAATTATCAGTATGTTAGGAAAGTGAAACCtttgtttctaaatatatttaattttctgTGTGTCATACAGTCAGCATTGacattaaaattcttttttattttgcaaatggaaAATCTTTCCTGCTTATAGATATCAGCTTGCGTGTACATTTATTAATTGATTACAAATAATGCCTTCAACTAAATATCTCTGAATTGTGGCCAGTTATcagaacaatattttatttaaccatGTAATAGACGATATGTTGATTTACAACtttgaaaagtttcatcaaaatctacattgtaaacaaattccttttcatgaaaatgtaaacggaattgtgattttcccatagactcccattataaaattTGCTTGAGGtcataatttttcaaatcagtctacagggctccagatacaatgtatttatttttggccCATGAGTATTTACTCTTCATAATTTTTGCAAATgcgtaaaatagaaaaatctgaaattgactaggagtaaaATTaatcctgaaaatttgtaaatgtacaAACCAGAAATcagttttcccttaattcatctTGGTCACCTAACTATATCAGATTAAAACACAACACAACATACCTTTCAAATTCaatttgtaatttgtaaatgtaGCACTTGGGTGACTGTATGAATACACATGGCTGATAAGTACTGTTAAATATTAgtaatatatcaatatttatcatCATAAAATGAATAATCATAATtcatatcatcatcataatacattaattttgtattcaaCCAGCTATATCATATATGAATGCTACTGTATATTATTTACtctgcatttaaaatgtaaagtCTGTCTATGTTAACCTGTCGGTTACCCAAAGCTGATTGACTTTCACAATACAATCACCGCAAATATCGTGCAAACCGTTCCACGCTTAAGTTCACAAAGTCACCTACCGATGACTACATTAcagttttaaagggaaaattatTTCCTTCTAATTTGTTCCTTAAatgaagaaaattatatatatataacatatttattgagtgtaacacccataaatttgtttgcagttcagtttcagttcagcattcaagtttccctcggcttgctttggcttcacattCGCTACCGAAGccaatagaatattcaatatatcTTTAACTAATATTGGGGATcatatttttgttggtttaaagaatgtgtagagtgtttgttcactttttagctcacctgagcaatgctcaggtgagtttttctgatcgctcgatgtccggcgtccgtcgtctgtcgtccgtctgtcgtctgtctgtcgtctgtctgtcaacatttagcttgtgtatgcgatagaggctgtatttttcaattaatcttcatgaatattggtcagaatgattgccttgatgaaatctaggccgagttcgaaaatgggtcatctcgggtcaaaaactaggtcactaggtcaaatcaaagaaaaaccttgtgtatgcgatagaggctgaatttttcaattcatcttcatgaatattggtcagaatgataaccttgatgaaatctaggctgagttcgaaaatgggtcatctcgggtgaaaaactaggtcactaggtcaaatcaaagaaaaaccttgtgtatgcgatagaggctgtatttttcaattgatcttcatgaatattggtcagaatgattgccttgatgaaatctaggccgagttcgaaaatgggtcatctcgggtcaaaaactaggtcactaggtcaaatcaaagaaaaaccttgtgtatgcgctagaggctgtatttttcaattgattttcatgaatattggtcagaatgattgccttgatgaaatctaggccgagttcgaaaatgggtcatctcgggtcaaaaactaggtcactaggccaaatcaaagaaaaaccttgtgtatgcgatagaggtggtatttttcaattgatcttcatgaattttggtcagaatgattaccttgataaaatctaggccgagttcgaaaatgggtcatctggggtcaaaaactaggtcactaggtcagatcaaggaaaaaccttgtgtatgcgatagaggctgtatttttcaattgatcttcatgaattttagtcagaatgattaccttgatgaaatttagaccaagttcgaaaatgggtcatctcgggtgaaaaactaggtcactaggtcaaatcaaagaaaaaccttgtgtatgcaatagaggctgtatttttcaactgatcttcatgaaatttagccagaatgattaccttgataaaatataggacgagttcgaaaatgggtcatctggggtcaaaaactaggtcactaggtcaaatcaaagaaaaacattgtgtatgcaatagaggatgtatttttcaattgatcttcatgaaattttgtcagagtgattgccttgatgaaatctaggtcgagtttgaatatgggttatctgagatcaaaaactaggtcactaggtcaaattaaagaaaaatcttgtgtatgcgatagagactgtttttttcaattgatttttatgaaatttggtcaggatgattgccttgatgaaatctaggtcgaatttgaatatgggtcatctgaggtcaaaaactaggtcacttggtcaaatcaaagaaaaaacttgtgtatgtgatagaggctgtatttttcaattgatcttcatgaagtttggtcagaatgattgccttgatgaaatctaggtcgagtttgaacatgggtcatctagggtcaaaaactaggtcatatctaagaaaatgcttgttttatcgcaagagaccaattttttggtccaatcttaatgaaaattggtcagaatatttgtttccatgaaatcactaggtcaaacatgttttacactgttatggtgtgtttcttaggtgagcgacctagggccatcttggccctcttgttatgttcTTAGGTTGTTTACTCCGCACctgaagttgatattttaaattgacaccgctttaaaatacactaccataccatcaatattaattcccaactatttgatttacgcacgcattgagtgtatgatatagtttaacctaggtttagaGAGTACCATTGAATGCATGTgtatgttcaatgtgggagaattaatgttGACCAGGCTCTGTTATGTAAACGCTAGTAAAAgtcattgtgtgcatttctgtaattacATGCATGTTTTTATAcccttaaaaattatcagacatgcgtgtgcatttctgtaattacATGCATGTTTTTATAcccttaaaaattatcagacatgcgtttatgcattatttcaaagcttAATTTaagctaatacgcatcttatctggagccctgagtCTAACAAACAATCAAGCATACAGCCTTATTTTTTAATGCgatgaattttttaaaagtacattctgaagttctgaaaaatcattgtttaatCAAGTTCTGCATTGTAGAACAAAATTTGATGCAAACATACAGTTCTACCTTAAGTTATGATCACTGATTTACTATAAAGCTGAGTTCCTGTTTGTAAGCAGTCTCTGAATTCAAGGATTGTATTGGTGAACTTACAATATCCACAAACACTGGTCTTGTAACTCTTATTTTGTAACTTAGGAGCATATGTGCAACATCTTGTCAGAAATGCATGTCagtattattttatcagtagaGATAAGTTAGATGCCCACTCAATttgtataaatatacatttgaCCATCTTTAAATATCATAAGATATGTTTTATAGCTATGCAGGACATATATTACCATACTAGATTTGAAAGGTGTAGCAACATTGTGCCTAGTAAACTGCTATAGCTAGTTTTATCGTATTGTAGGGAAAACCCTTCTTTAAAAGAACAGTTTAATCTCTCCGTAAGTATTGTGCATAATTATGATCAATAAAACCTTTAAACTTACTTCAGTGAAGTACAATACATGCTGCTTTCCAAATTGCTGTTTGATCCTTCTTTTCAATAATGTTTTTATGATGTATTCTACttaggaaatagattttagttttgcgtgctttatTGGcagataaaacactgttttgagaAGTAATCTAATCACAAAGGCTGAAGGCCTAAGTGATTAATTATGACGCATCTCAACGAAAAAAcctgttttatttgccaacaaaacacacaaaactaaaatctattcccattctaacacgttcgaatttcaccaggaagggatacttgCGGCTTTAAATATGAGAGAGTAAACTGGAATAGCCAGAGGTAGGTCATTTTGCAAAACATgttctaatcgacaagacaatacaaggtgaaatccttctttgtttatataaaagaaaatcataaaagTGTTAGAATGAAGAATGAATACCTCCATACTGACAGGCTGGAATATTAATCTATAcaatcaacatttttttaaagaagaagtAACTTCACTGTTGTGTAAACAGTTAATTGGGCTTAATTATAAGTTTCAAAGTTACACATTTTATTCTCGGCTATGCAAAATTCTTCCCAGTGCCCCTTATTCCTGTGTATTTCTATGTGCTAGGTGTTCAGTGTTGCTACAACTCTTTATCTGCTGTTTTGATACTGCAttt
This window of the Mercenaria mercenaria strain notata chromosome 5, MADL_Memer_1, whole genome shotgun sequence genome carries:
- the LOC123557935 gene encoding ORC ubiquitin ligase 1-like isoform X3, with product MAAEVNARSNKNSTIAFTLPISCQVCLGKVKNPVLCPNQHVFCGPCMEVWLQKNKQCPACRTAMTAGKKIIGGLSHQEEDTDKMTNPDLRKARFDLLYKEYENEFERMHSEIQLLKTENQILKQQARKDGLQPGRSESGSSKATDSSHLLALTKKLQDATKMYEKVKGEQTRLKQENTNLKDENLSLNRENQHLRQELAGRSPHRYGRITVSTLETKLASAEKDVTRLTKALERSDKYIEELEAELDDYRGKSGSSKRPSSASDRDDKHLTNGDIANRKYSSDSKVPPSREYGIGADNPSRRQLFSDDTGAKSSAGERSKYYYERNGDYNDDYKSDGRSQGAKMNGDNGGKKRVTFDLNKNTNSTMSFDLELPSPLKMSANASGLANGRASPVKGVLKKTNGASNKQSSSDKSGFSTDLSKDSLSDSYNLKSSDRYSKDDDLLFLKSRSRSSSDRDYEDDIYSKPRKKYSADDSVLDEPSDLDSKRTRDRDYSSRSRASDYESRKRSDLLDDLDSGPRRSRDARDRVDDLDKSDLDDTHYIESELDELNISLTPEFTDCMKILNRAEKNVHTRVTDPVTDDLAKYQSIDSEIDTAFRASTGSIGERSGAGQDFMSNVKTDTSKFTSSLDSYSRGRHVRSGSLDNIFVAAADPHERPSSALPTTSNMYSSNSQNRYMGGLTTGRTTLTRTPSLDNLLLARQSTGYQNKYSSVEDSLGLKSRSSFPGYMGRRSYGEEENKLDVKSGSLPSNAPVTAKHDILGSQGTGSTAGDRYSRVGTDSNAQGYSSDRMSSISASTKEMDIGRKLPPSGRQTPTMPLSSTGSDLDKQYSSGSSSSSLGLSSYPGPSSASSYLPTTLTSLTSSSSYSTAHSVPLTFTTSTYTSSLPANTYSSKGLDPIAESGHYSYVSNVSGDYSSKNDTFALPEPKKRLFENSDDLDMSVSPIKSNRRF
- the LOC123557935 gene encoding uncharacterized protein LOC123557935 isoform X1, with product MAAEVNARSNKNSTIAFTLPISCQVCLGKVKNPVLCPNQHVFCGPCMEVWLQKNKQCPACRTAMTAGKKIIGGLSHQEEDTDKMTNPDLRKARFDLLYKEYENEFERMHSEIQLLKTENQILKQQARKDGLQPGRSESGSSKATDSSHLLALTKKLQDATKMYEKVKGEQTRLKQENTNLKDENLSLNRENQHLRQELAGRSPHRYGRITVSTLETKLASAEKDVTRLTKALERSDKYIEELEAELDDYRGKSGSSKRPSSASDRDDKHLTNGDIANRKYSSDSKVPPSREYGIGADNPSRRQLFSDDTGAKSSAGERSKYYYERNGDYNDDYKSDGRSQGAKMNGDNGGKKRVTFDLNKNTNSTMSFDLELPSPLKMSANASGLANGRASPVKGVLKKTNGASNKQSSSDKSGFSTDLSKDSLSDSYNLKSSDRYSKDDDLLFLKSRSRSSSDRDYEDDIYSKPRKKYSADDSVLDEPSDLDSKRTRDRDYSSRSRASDYESRKRSDLLDDLDSGPRRSRDARDRVDDLDKSDLDDTHYIESELDELNISLTPEFTDCMKILNRAEKNVHTRVTDPVTDDLAKYQSIDSEIDTAFRASTGSIGERSGAGQDFMSNVKTDTSKFTSSLDSYSRGRHVRSGSLDNIFVAAADPHERPSSALPTTSNMYSSNSQNRYMGGLTTGRTTLTRTPSLDNLLLARQSTGYQNKYSSVEDSLGLKSRSSFPGYMGRRSYGEEENKLDVKSGSLPSNAPVTAKHDILGSQGTGSTAGDRYSRVGTDSNAQGYSSDRMSSISASTKEMDIGRKLPPSGRQTPTMPLSSTGSDLDKQYSSGRVTPTIPTHSEYMAFSKSNTDKYTYTASTGSGRSTPTLTTNTDYTSLTKSSGPYSGPSSLPTDLSQKPPTGTRVPDFTPARSTTQGSYSSQLPPYLGSASTYTNPGEGYHSLPNNTNSTNLNTGASSSYGDRFETRTSVPYMGQSDSNNYAKSSLGARNSDFTSDKLEYGASSNYRSDDMYSASSKSVPSYNDNNYKDGTDFSNFSTKVAVNNIPFSASSLSSQANLLSASSAGSSSSSLGLSSYPGPSSASSYLPTTLTSLTSSSSYSTAHSVPLTFTTSTYTSSLPANTYSSKGLDPIAESGHYSYVSNVSGDYSSKNDTFALPEPKKRLFENSDDLDMSVSPIKSNRRF